The following proteins are encoded in a genomic region of Pseudomonas sp. Os17:
- a CDS encoding PQQ-dependent sugar dehydrogenase — protein sequence MLKSRHALLIAIAAGLTACGETSSLQVSDGTGPTPKLPEPNPTLIPTVNIAPAIGWPKGSKPLAAAGTQVNAFAEGLDHPRWLYVLPNGDVLVAETNAPPKPDDSRGIRGWIAGKIMGRAGAAVPSANRITLLRDQDHDGVAETRSVLLDNLNSPFGMTLVGNDLYVADTDKLLRFPYQAGDTRITAAGTKVVDLPGGTLNHHWTKNVIASPDGSKLYVTVGSNSNVGENGLDQEQGRAAIWEVDRNSGQHRLFATGLRNPNGLAWEPVSGALWTAVNERDEIGSDLVPDYITSVKDGAFYGWPFSYYGQHVDVRVKPQNLDLVSKAIAPDYAVGPHTASLGLTFAQGSKLPAPFTEGAFIGQHGSWNRKPHSGYKVIFVPFSAGKPQGPPVDVLSGFLSADEKAYGRPVGVVIDQQGDLLVADDVGNTIWRVSAAKAP from the coding sequence ATGCTCAAGTCTCGACACGCTTTGCTTATCGCGATCGCCGCCGGCCTTACGGCCTGTGGCGAAACCTCCAGCCTGCAAGTTTCCGACGGCACCGGCCCAACCCCCAAGCTGCCGGAGCCCAACCCGACGCTGATCCCCACGGTGAACATCGCCCCGGCGATTGGCTGGCCCAAGGGCAGCAAGCCATTGGCGGCAGCCGGCACCCAGGTCAATGCCTTCGCCGAAGGCCTCGATCATCCACGCTGGCTCTATGTCCTGCCCAACGGCGACGTACTGGTGGCGGAAACCAATGCACCGCCCAAACCCGATGACAGCCGGGGCATTCGCGGCTGGATCGCCGGAAAAATCATGGGCCGCGCCGGCGCTGCGGTGCCCAGCGCCAACCGCATTACCCTGCTAAGGGATCAGGATCACGACGGCGTGGCCGAAACCCGCAGCGTGCTCCTGGACAACCTGAACTCGCCGTTCGGCATGACCCTGGTCGGCAATGACCTGTATGTGGCGGACACCGACAAATTGCTGCGCTTTCCATACCAGGCCGGCGACACCCGGATCACCGCAGCCGGCACCAAGGTCGTCGATCTGCCCGGCGGCACGCTCAATCACCACTGGACCAAGAACGTCATCGCCAGCCCGGACGGGAGCAAGCTCTACGTCACCGTCGGCTCCAACAGCAACGTCGGGGAAAATGGCCTGGACCAGGAGCAAGGCCGCGCCGCGATCTGGGAGGTGGATCGGAACAGCGGACAGCACCGCCTGTTCGCCACCGGCTTGCGCAATCCCAACGGCTTGGCCTGGGAGCCGGTCAGCGGGGCGCTATGGACCGCGGTGAACGAGCGCGACGAGATCGGCAGCGACCTGGTGCCGGACTACATCACCTCGGTCAAGGACGGCGCCTTCTACGGCTGGCCCTTCAGCTACTACGGGCAGCATGTGGATGTCCGGGTCAAACCGCAGAACCTCGACCTGGTGAGCAAGGCCATCGCCCCGGACTACGCCGTCGGCCCGCACACAGCCTCTCTGGGGCTGACCTTCGCCCAAGGCAGCAAGCTCCCCGCTCCATTCACCGAAGGCGCCTTCATCGGTCAGCATGGCTCGTGGAACCGCAAGCCCCATAGCGGCTACAAAGTCATCTTCGTCCCCTTCAGCGCCGGCAAGCCCCAGGGGCCGCCCGTGGACGTGCTCAGCGGCTTTCTCAGCGCCGATGAGAAGGCTTACGGACGCCCGGTTGGGGTTGTGATCGATCAGCAAGGCGACTTGCTGGTGGCCGATGACGTCGGCAATACGATCTGGCGGGTATCGGCCGCCAAAGCCCCCTGA
- a CDS encoding class I SAM-dependent methyltransferase, which translates to MTARTLNLDDALYQYLLDVSLRETPLLRRLRDETQALPNARWQVAPEQGQFLALLIKLTAARQVLEVGTFTGYSALCMAQALPADGSLICCDLPGDYNATARRYWQEAGLAQRIELRLAPALDTLAGLELAGRLESFDLIFIDADKANYPAYLESALRLLRVGGLAVFDNTLWSGRVLEVEPASEDTRAIQALNRALKDDSRIDLSLLPLGDGLTLCRKR; encoded by the coding sequence GTGACTGCGCGTACGCTCAACCTCGACGATGCCCTGTATCAATACCTGCTGGATGTTTCCCTGCGCGAAACGCCGCTGCTGCGACGTCTGCGGGATGAAACCCAGGCCCTGCCCAATGCCCGTTGGCAGGTGGCGCCGGAGCAGGGGCAGTTTCTTGCGCTATTGATCAAGTTGACCGCTGCTCGCCAAGTGCTGGAAGTGGGAACCTTTACCGGCTACAGCGCCTTATGCATGGCGCAGGCCCTTCCCGCAGACGGCTCGTTGATCTGTTGCGACCTGCCCGGCGACTACAACGCTACGGCTCGTCGTTACTGGCAGGAGGCGGGGTTAGCGCAACGCATCGAACTGCGCCTGGCTCCGGCGCTGGACACCCTGGCCGGCCTGGAACTGGCCGGCCGGCTCGAATCTTTCGACCTGATCTTCATCGACGCTGATAAAGCCAACTACCCGGCCTATCTGGAGTCCGCGTTGCGTCTGTTGCGAGTCGGTGGCCTGGCGGTGTTCGACAACACCTTGTGGAGCGGGCGTGTGCTGGAGGTGGAGCCCGCCAGCGAAGATACCCGAGCCATCCAGGCGCTCAATCGGGCCTTGAAGGACGACTCGCGCATCGATCTGTCGCTGCTGCCCCTGGGGGACGGCTTGACCCTGTGCCGCAAGCGCTGA